A single window of Opitutaceae bacterium DNA harbors:
- a CDS encoding PIG-L family deacetylase, which produces MKFSRSDADIHLPPSTAAAKPSDALARVTHLCVAAHQDDIEIMAYEGITHCLDHPGKAFGGVVVTNGAGSPRTGVYAKMTDGEMQQVRRAEQRRAADMGRYAIQIQLGHPSADVKTRGHPAVVADLVQIFSGCRPEVVYLHQPADKHDTHVALLGRCIEALRSLPVDRRPARVLGCEVWRDLDWLVDTEKVALNSGGHPELAAEILKVFDSQVTGGKRYDLATLGRRSANATFHTSHATDRMSGITWAMDLTPLMKDDRLSLENFTLAHVERLKEDVARRIRAFG; this is translated from the coding sequence ATGAAATTCTCCCGCTCTGACGCCGACATCCATCTGCCGCCCTCGACCGCTGCGGCGAAACCGTCTGACGCGCTCGCTCGTGTCACCCACCTGTGTGTGGCGGCGCATCAGGATGACATTGAGATCATGGCGTATGAAGGCATCACACATTGCCTCGATCATCCCGGGAAGGCGTTCGGCGGCGTGGTGGTCACCAATGGAGCCGGATCCCCGCGCACCGGAGTCTACGCGAAGATGACCGACGGCGAGATGCAGCAGGTGCGCCGGGCCGAGCAGCGGCGGGCGGCGGACATGGGACGTTATGCGATTCAGATCCAACTGGGCCATCCCAGTGCCGATGTGAAGACCCGCGGGCACCCGGCGGTCGTCGCCGACCTTGTCCAGATTTTTTCCGGATGCCGGCCCGAGGTGGTCTATCTGCATCAACCTGCCGACAAGCACGACACGCACGTCGCCCTGCTGGGCCGCTGCATTGAAGCCCTGCGTTCCCTGCCGGTGGATCGCAGACCCGCGCGTGTGCTGGGATGCGAGGTGTGGCGGGATCTGGACTGGCTGGTCGACACGGAAAAGGTCGCCCTCAACTCAGGCGGCCACCCGGAGCTGGCGGCGGAAATCCTGAAGGTGTTCGATTCGCAGGTCACCGGTGGAAAACGCTACGATCTGGCCACGCTGGGGCGCCGCTCGGCCAATGCGACTTTTCACACATCGCATGCGACCGACAGGATGAGCGGCATCACGTGGGCCATGGACCTCACGCCTCTGATGAAGGACGACAGGCTGTCGCTCGAGAACTTCACCCTCGCGCATGTCGAGCGCCTGAAAGAGGACGTTGCCCGCCGCATCCGTGCGTTTGGCTGA